One stretch of Oncorhynchus masou masou isolate Uvic2021 chromosome 9, UVic_Omas_1.1, whole genome shotgun sequence DNA includes these proteins:
- the LOC135545557 gene encoding ankyrin repeat and KH domain-containing protein 1-like isoform X2, with protein MQDAVTGTRMLTDAFEDEIDSVTPRTPAVGMGVGATPGVGLRGIGIGVGGKKVRLFGEPGGPTTDRLDFKLAAAAVLSSGPGSNSDEDEVSEVESFILDQEDLENPIMKTASELLLSSATDGVDLRTVDPETQARLEALLEAAGIGKLSTADGKAFADPEVLRRLTSSVSCALDEAAAALTRMRAENTLNAGQADNLVIFSRSLAEACSDGDVNAVRKLLDEGRSVNEHTEEGESLLCLACSAGYYELAQVLLAMHANVEDRGIKGDITPLMAAASGGYVDIVKLLLVHGADANAQSSTGNTALTYACAGGFVDVVKVLLKEGANIEDHNENGHTPLMEGASAGHVEVARVLLEYGAGINTHSNEFKESALTLACYKGHLDMVRFLLEAGADQEHKTDEMHTALMEACMSQDGHVEVARLLLDSGAQVNMPADSFESPLTLAACGGHVDLAALLIERGANLEEVNDEGYTPLMEAAREGHEEMVALLLAQGANINAQTEETQETALTLSCCGGFLEVADFLIKAGADIELGCSTPLMEAAQEGHLELVKYLLTAGANVHATTATGDTALTYACENGHTDVADVLLQTGADLEHESEGGRTPLMKAARAGHLCTVQFLISKGANVNRATANKDHTVVSLACAGGHLAVVELLLTHGADPTHRLKDGSTMLIEAAKGGHTNVVSYLLDFPNNILSVPAPDLCQLTPPSQDPSQVPRVPFQALAMVVPPQEPDRAPSNITTPPPPVASKGSSKQRHAATPSSPCSPGGVRPGPGPGDAEALPPFHLCQPLECIVEETEGKLNELGQRISAIEKAQLQSLELIQGEPLTKDKIEELKKSREEQVQKKKKILKELQKVERQLQLKTQQQFTKEYMEAKGLKEEQEAGQGPGPGPGEGANTTMPGVLTATPGVNTRTQPGSDTGSDEENREEEEEEEEEEDDEEFASFLFQDDEDEEDDDDDDDDDEVEDYAKLPQVDTILYRDGQQPPLPPSPSPHPLCSPHSHLHPPPPPLQTAFVPIQPLPEYSPCPADYPCPGSTSPELQRVLVGQQMLGQGQGLGSGMVGQQAPDGLMVASPAQTLTDTLDDIMAAVGSRVPMLNTTTSPTPLSDPLSQTPSNMGSPPSPLPLYPSVDIDAHTESNHDTALTLACAGGHEELVSVLIARGANIEHRDKKGFTPLILAATAGHVGVVELLLDKGGDIEAQSERTKDTPLSLACSGGRQEVVELLLLRGANKEHRNVSDYTPLSLAASGGYVNIIKILLNAGSEINSRTGSKLGISPLMLAAMNGHVPAVKLLLDMGSDINAQIETNRNTALTLACFQGRAEVVSLLLDRKANVEHRAKTGLTPLMEAASGGYAEVGRVLLDKGADVNAPPVPSSRDTALTIAADKGHYKFCELLINRGAHIDVRNKKGNTPLWLAANGGHFDVVQLLVQAGADVDAADNRKITPLMAAFRKGHVKVVQYLVKEVNQFPSDIECMRYIATIADKELLKKCHQCMETIVKAKDQQAAEANKNASILLKELDLEKSREESKKQALAAKREKRKEKRKKKKEEQKKKQEEEEEEEEEQEQKTNKEEGEEDYEMQKQDDSAEEVDPPIDPPSATTTTTIGIPATSPSFSSVFGKRASVATTTSTNRKSKKNKTKDSSPSEPIIRQDPQQVVLAQHKANKIHGDLRGGAGGAGGTSDSDPLDSTDCASESSSSGGKSQELNFLPDLSSSSSSSSSSSSSGPSHSLQPGPEKRHCHTLHPVTVSISKPTQKAADMSELTPSSSVPSQFKTMSLPVTSSNSKSLTSPKRGQKREEGWKEVVRRSKKLSVPASVVSRIMGRGGCNITAIQDVTGAHIDVDKQKDKNGERMITIRGGTESTRHAVQLINSLIQDPAKELEDLIPRNHIRAPGSKTTSAPFPTPTGANLNLTIGAKALGSLVTSSGVSFQSSSSQTGGKMGKGLSGVRQPFPVSLPLAYAHPQLALLAAQTMHQIRLPRLPMAQFGGTFSPAASTWGPFPVRPLSPSSANSSPKHNGGSSGNNQTRSNLSSHNEHNNTSSTGSSVSSPSASNSQTTTTTGSPHTPNHPHGAQAQPSAPTPSSVRKQLFTSDPKHTGINSVSMVTATTVSSHSVRGTVSPAHQHTGLMATYAPNTPHPQVAPISQPPKSPPSAPTAPPGKEKLTPSLSQEGQHVSVNNVVSSGGFTAPAMAAPSKPEPRQQQQQPPPPLTSTTSSDPPPPLQSSSHLPPSSSAPSHKHPNSTVPHFSAPAPRISHRMQPPTGPYYQHPNQQQQQPFLPHNTQQQHEHPKQKLPQPPSMPPQPQSSMGLMNGSPMQQQVHGGAKPQQMPPNFGPAALFNHFSSMFDNNNQVGNNQVWGACHLPARSPPEQQYSAPPAYMGQMEGMMAPPPDSSKAPGYRSASQRMVNSPIALTSYATSMSGSPVYLHGPAAVGTPSFSRQHFSPHPWSAATSGESQAVPPPSTVPSSGPVAPPPHQAKQGSSQQDRKVPPPIGTERLARIRQTTVNPPLLQTSYTAPVGQGGIWSFGVGSASEAMSGWSQPLMGSHVIHPGLQADHTFSQYQPMEQDDTGISNPANYHQQHINHPNNYMDFPKGMAMSMYGGTMLPPNPPMGEGPGGAMFNGLHAADPAWSPIIKVVPNNADNTDPQQVWPGTWPPHVHLNHVN; from the exons GCATTGGTAAACTGTCAACTGCGGATGGTAAAGCGTTTGCAGATCCCGAGGTGCTGCGGAGGCTGACGTCCTCAGTGAGCTGTGCCCTGGACGAGGCGGCTGCTGCCCTGACGCGCATGAGAGCAGAGAACACACTCAACGCTGGCCAGGCCGACAA TCTGGTTATTTTCAGCCGTAGTCTAGCAGAGGCGTGTTCGGACGGAGACGTGAACGCCGTGAGGAAGCTGCTAGACGAGGGGCGGAGCGTCAACGAACACactgaggaaggagagagtcTTCTCTGCCTTGCCTGCTCTGCTGGATACTATGAACTCGCacag GTGCTGCTCGCCATGCATGCCAACGTGGAGGACCGGGGGATTAAAGGTGACATCACTCCCCTGATGGCGGCGGCGAGCGGCGGTTACGTGGACATCGTCAAGCTGCTCCTGGTCCACGGGGCTGACGCCAACGCACAGTCCTCTACCG gtaACACAGCCCTGACGTATGCGTGTGCTGGGGGGTTTGTGGATGTGGTGAAGGTTCTCCTGAAGGAGGGGGCCAACATCGAGGACCACAATGAGAACGGACACACCCCTCTAATGGAGGGGGCAAGCGCGGGCCACGTGGAGGTGGCCAGGGTTCTGCTGGAGTACGGCGCCGGGATCAACACACACTCCAACGAGTTCAAGGAGAGCGCCCTCACACTCGCCTGCTACAAAG gtcATCTGGACATGGTGAGGTTTCTGCTGGAAGCCGGGGCAGATCAGGAGCATAAGACAGATGAGATGCACACAGCGCTGATGGAAGCCTGCA tGTCCCAGGATGGGCATGTGGAGGTGGCACGGCTGCTGTTGGACAGCGGGGCGCAGGTCAACATGCCAGCTGACTCCTTCGAGTCGCCCCTCACCCTGGCAGCCTGCGGCGGGCATGTGGATCTAGCAGCTCTGCTCATAGAGAGAGGGGCCAACCTAGAGGAG GTGAATGATGAAGGTTACACTCCTCTGATGGAGGCAGCCAGAGAAGGTCATGAAGAGATGGTGGCCCTGCTACTGGCTCAGG gTGCGAACATCAACGCCCAGACGGAGGAGACCCAGGAAACAGCCCTGACGCTGTCCTGCTGTGGAGGGTTCCTGGAGGTGGCCGACTTCCTCATCAAGGCCGGGGCCGACATCGAGCTGGGCTGCTCCACGCCTCTCATGGAGGCTGCACAGGAGGGTCACCTGGAGCTGGTCAAATACCTCCTGACTGCAG GGGCAAACGTGCACGCTACGACGGCGACAGGAGACACAGCGCTGACGTACGCGTGTGAGAACGGACACACTGATGTGGCCGACGTTCTACTGCAGACTGGAGCTGATCTG GAGCATGAGTCCGAGGGGGGGAGGACACCCCTGATGAAGGCAGCCAGAGCAGGACACCTCTGCACCGTGCAGTTCCTCATCAGCAAGG GTGCTAATGTGAACAGAGCGACGGCTAACAAGGACCACACGGTGGTGTCTCTGGCCTGCGCTGGAGGACACCTGGCTGTGGTAGAGCTGCTGCTGACGCACGGAGCTGACCCCACACACAGACTGAAg GACGGCTCGACAATGCTGATTGAAGCTGCTAAGGGAGGTCACACCAACGTGGTGTCCTATCTGCTAGACTTCCCTAACAACATCCTGTCTGTCCCCGCGCCCGACCTCTGCCAACTCACACCCCCCTCACAAGACCCCTCTCAG GTTCCTCGTGTCCCATTCCAAGCCCTGGCCATGGTGGTGCCCCCCCAGGAGCCAGACAGAGCCCCTTCCAACATCACCACACCCCCGCCACCTGTCGCCAGCAAAG GTTCGTCCAAGCAGAGACACGCTGCCACCCCTTCCAGCCCCTGCAGTCCAGGGGGGGTACGTCCCGGCCCGGGTCCCGGGGATGCAGAGGCCTTGCCCCCCTTCCACCTGTGCCAGCCCCTGGAGTGTATcgtggaggagacagaggggaagctTAATGAGCTGGGCCAGAGGATCTCAGCCATAGAGAAGGCACAGCTGCAGTCTCTGGAACTCATCCAGGGAGAGCCGCTCACCAAAGACAAGATTGAAGAGCTGAAGAAGAGCCGGGAGGAGCAG gtccagaagaagaagaagatcctGAAGGAGCTGCAGAAGGTGGAGCGCCAGCTGCAGTTGAAGACCCAGCAGCAGTTCACCAAAGAGTACATGGAGGCCAAGGGCCTGAAGGAAGAGCAGGAGGCAGGCCAGGGCCCGGGACCAGGGCCGGGGGAAGGGGCCAACACTACCATGCCTGGGGTCCTCACAGCAACACCAGGGGTTAACACGCGCACACAGCCCGGGTCGGACACAGGGTCtgacgaggagaacagagaggaggaggaggaggaggaagaagaagaggatgatgaggag TTTGCCTCGTTCCTATTCCAGGATGACGaagatgaggaggatgatgatgatgatgacgacgaCGATGAGGTGGAAGATTACGCTAAACTACCCCAGGTGGACACCATCCTCTACAGGGATGGACAGCAGCCCCCCCTGCCCCCCTCGCCCTCACCCCATCCCCTATGCTCCCCCCACTCccatctccacccccctcccccccccctccagactGCCTTCGTACCCATCCAGCCCCTACCTGAGTACAGCCCGTGCCCAGCTGACTACCCCTGCCCTGGCAGTACCAGCCCTGAGCTGCAGAGGGTACTGGTGGGCCAGCAGATGCTGGGTcaaggtcaggggttaggatcaGGGATGGTAGGGCAGCAGGCCCCAGACGGACTCATGGTGGCTTCGCCCGCTCAGACGCTTACAGACACGCTGGATGACATCATGGCAG CGGTGGGCAGCAGAGTACCCATGTTGAACACTACAACGTCTCCAACCCCCCTGTCTGACCCCCTGTCACAGACCCCCTCCAATATGGGCTCACCCCCCTCCCCActgcccctctacccctctgtgGACATCGACGCACAC ACGGAGAGTAACCATGACACTGCGCTGACGCTGGCATGTGCCGGAGGACACGAGGAGCTGGTGTCTGTTCTCATCGCACGAGGAGCCAACATCGAGCATCGCGACAAGAAGG gcttCACCCCTCTGATCCTGGCTGCGACAGCGGGCCACGTAGGGGTGGTGGAGCTCCTTCTGGATAAAGGGGGTGACATAGAGGCCCAGTCGGAGAGAACCAAAGACACGCCCCTCTCCCTGGCCTGCTCAGGGGGACGACAAGAG gtGGTGGAGCTGTTGCTGTTGCGAGGAGCCAACAAAGAGCATCGTAACGTGTCAGACTACACCCCTTTGAGCCTGGCGGCGTCTGGAGGCTACGTCAACATCATCAAGATCCTCCTCAACGCCGGCTCAGAGATCAACTCCAG GACGGGCAGTAAGCTGGGTATCTCTCCCCTGATGCTGGCAGCGATGAATGGTCACGTCCCTGCGGTCAAGCTGCTGCTGGACATGGGCTCCGACATCAACGCTCAGATCGAGACTAACAGGAACACGGCTCTGACTCTGGCCTGCTTCCAGGGCCGGGCTGAGGTGGTCAGTCTGCTGCTGGACCGCAAGGCCAACGTAGAGCACAGAGCCAAG ACTGGTCTGACCCCTCTAATGGAGGCAGCGTCGGGGGGCTATGCTGAGGTGGGCCGGGTGCTGCTGGATAAAGGGGCTGACGTCAACGCCCCTCCTGTCCCCTCGTCCCGAGACACAGCCCTCACCATCGCTGCAGACAAGGGCCACTACAAGTTCTGTGAGCTACTCATCAACAG GGGGGCTCACATTGATGTTCGCAACAAGAAGGGGAACACACCTCTGTGGCTGGCGGCCAACGGCGGCCATTTTGACGTGGTTCAGCTGCTGGTGCAGGCTGGGGCCGACGTAGACGCTGCAGACAACCGCAAGATCACACCGCTCATGGCTGCCTTCCGTAAG GGTCATGTAAAGGTGGTTCAGTACCTGGTAAAGGAGGTCAACCAGTTCCCCTCAGACATTGAGTGTATGAGATACATCGCCACCATCGCTGACAAG gagTTGTTGAAGAAGTGCCATCAGTGCATGGAGACCATCGTCAAAGCCAAAGACCAGCAGGCTGCTGAAGCCAACAAGAACGCCAGCATTCTCCTCAAGGAGCTCGACCTGGAGAAGTCCAGAGAGGAGAGCAAGAAGCAGGCCCTGGCCGCCAAGAGAGAGAAACGCAAGGAGAAAcgcaagaagaagaaggaggagcagaagaaaaagcaggaggaggaggaagaggaggaggaggagcaggagcagaAGACAAacaaggaggagggggaggaggactaTGAGATGCAGAAGCAGGATGACTCCGCTGAGG aaGTGGACCCCCCCATCGACCCCCCCAGTGCGACCACTACCACCACAATCGGTATTCCCGCCACCTCGCCCTCTTTCAGCTCTGTGTTCGGCAAGAGGGCCAGTGTTGCCACGACGACCAGCACCAACCGCAAGAGCAAGAAGAACAAGACCAAGGACTCCTCCCCCAGCGAACCAATCATACGGCAGGACCCACAG caggtggtgctgGCACAGCACAAGGCAAACAAGATCCATGGCGACCTGCGGGGCGGGGCTGGGGGTGCAGGGGGCACCAGCGACTCAGACCCCCTGGACAGCACCGACTGTGCCAgtgagagtagcagcagtgggggCAAGAGCCAGGAGCTCAACTTCCTCCctgacctctcctcttcctcctcttcctcttcatcctcttcGTCCTCGGGCCCCTCTCACAGCCTGCAACCAGGCCCAGAGAAGAGACACTGTCATACGCTACACCCAGTCACCGTCTCCATTTCCAAACCTACACAGAA agcTGCAGACATGAGTGAGTTGACCCCCAGCAGCTCTGTACCGTCCCAGTTTAAGACCATGTCTCTCCCCGTCACATCCTCCAACAGCAAGAGCCTCACCAGCCCCAAgaggggacagaagagagaggagggttggaaGGAGGTGGTGAGACG GTCCAAGAAGCTGTCGGTCCCGGCCTCGGTGGTGTCGAGGATCATGGGTCGAGGAGGCTGCAACATCACAGCTATACAGGACGTGACGGGAGCACACATCGACGTGGACAAACAGAAAGACAAGAACGGAGAGAGAATGATCACCATCAG AGGTGGCACAGAGTCAACACGCCACGCAGTCCAGCTGATCAACTCTCTGATCCAGGACCCAGCCAAGGAACTAGAGGACCTGATCCCCAGGAACCACATCAGGGCCCCGGGCTCCAAGACCACCTCAGCCCCATTCCCCACCCCCACTGGAGCTAACCTTAACCTCACCATCGGTgccaaggccctgggctccctggTCACGTCCTCTGGGGTCTCCTTCCAGTCCTCTTCCTCTCAGACAGGGGGTAAGATGGGTAAGGGTCTGTCTGGGGTGAGGCAGCCCttccctgtgtctctccccctGGCCTACGCCCATCCCCAGCTGGCCCTCCTGGCAGCCCAGACCATGCATCAGATCAGGCTCCCCAGGCTGCCCATGGCCCAGTTTGGTGGGACCTTCTCCCCTGCCGCCAGCACCTGGGGCCCGTTCCCGGTGCGGCCTCTGAGTCCCAGTAGCGCCAACAGCTCCCCCAAACACaacggtggtagtagtggtaacaaCCAGACCAGATCCAACTTGTCTAGTCATAATGAGCACAATAACACATCATCCACgggctcctctgtctccagtcctAGTGCCTCTAACAGTCAGACCACTACGACTACAGGGTCACCCCACACCCCTAACCACCCTCATGGGGCCCAGGCCCAACCCAGTGCCCCCACCCCTTCCTCAGTCAGGAAACAGCTGTTCACCtctgaccccaagcacacagggATCAACTCTGTCTCCATGGTTACTGCCACCACTGTCAGTAGTCACTCAGTAAGAGGTACAGTGTCTCCCGCCCACCAACACACGGGCTTAATGGCTACGTATGCCCCTAACACTCCTCATCCCCAGGTTGCACCCATCTCTCAGCCCCCCAAGTCACCTCCCAGCGCCCCCACTGCTCCCCCAGGCAAGGAGAAGctgaccccctccctctctcaggaggGCCAGCACGTCTCAGTCAACAATGTGGTTAGTTCAGGTGGTTTCACCGCCCCAGCCATGGCTGCCCCCTCCAAACCTGAGCCCcgccagcagcagcaacaaccccctcctcccctaacctccaccacctcatcagacccccctccacctctccagtCCAGCTCCcacctccccccatcctcctccgcCCCCTCACACAAACACCCCAACAGCACCGTACCCCACTTCTCGGCTCCCGCTCCCCGCATCTCACACCGCATGCAGCCCCCGACAGGGCCCTACTACCAACACCCcaaccagcagcagcaacaaccgTTCCTACCCCACAACACACAGCAACAACATGAGCACCCCAAACAGAAGCTGCCCCAGCCCCCCTCCATGCCCCCTCAGCCCCAGTCCTCCATGGGTCTGATGAACGGCTCTCCAATGCAGCAGCAGGTCCATGGTGGGGCCAAGCCCCAGCAGATGCCCCCTAACTTCGGCCCTGCAGCCCTCTTCAACCATTTCAGCAGCATGTTCGACAACAACAACCAG GTGGGTAACAACCAGGTATGGGGTGCGTGCCACCTCCCTGCCCGCTCCCCTCCTGAGCAGCAGTATTCTGCCCCTCCCGCCTACATGGGCCAGATGGAAGGCATGATGGCCCCTCCTCCAGACAGCTCCAAGGCCCCTGGGTACCGCTCTGCCTCACAGAGGATGGTCAACAGTCCTATTG CTTTGACCAGCTATGCTACCAGTATGTCTGGTAGTCCAGTCTATCTACACGGGCCAGCAGCTGTGGGCACCCCCTCCTTCAGCAGACAGCACTTCTCCCCTCACCCCTGGAGCGCTGCCACATCAG GCGAGTCCCAGGCGGTGCCCCCTCCCTCCACGGTGCCATCGTCTGGCCCCGTGGCCCCCCCTCCCCACCAGGCCAAGCAGGGCAGCAGCCAGCAGGACAGGAAGGTGCCTCCTCCCATCGGGACAGAGAGGCTGGCGAGGATCAGACAGACCACCGTCAACCCTCCTCTCCTACAGACCTCCTACACCGCTCCTGTAGGACAGGGAGGCATCTGGTCCTTCGGAGTTGGCAGCGCCTCGG AAGCCATGTCAGGTTGGTCTCAGCCCCTGATGGGCAGTCACGTGATCCACCCTGGGCTGCAGGCGGACCACACCTTTTCCCAGTACCAGCCCATGGAGCAGGACGACACCGGCATCTCTAACCCCGCTAACTACCACCAGCAACACATCAACCACCCCAACAACTACATGGACTTccccaag GGTATGGCCATGTCGATGTATGGAGGGACCATGCTGCCCCCCAACCCCCCTATGGGAGAGGGTCCAGGGGGTGCGATGTTCAACGGACTACACGCTGCCGACCCTGCATGGAGCCCCATCATCAAGGTGGTCCCCAACAACGCAGACAACACAGACCCACAGCAG GTGTGGCCTGGGACCTGGCCTCCTCATGTACACCTGAACCACGTCAACTAG